A window from Mytilus galloprovincialis chromosome 8, xbMytGall1.hap1.1, whole genome shotgun sequence encodes these proteins:
- the LOC143085049 gene encoding complement C1q-like protein 4: MTRKVQNSLFLLLLLVNFVFCENSSDGIWTKEQLHYLENLKREIEYLKETCKQPQISTYGQNTEEIPLPIDVPTINEMQPIAFYAQLSQTLTIGDLQTVEYDVVRVNVGNGYDKRHGHFTAPVPGLFYFSFTVMSFPDKSVHMEIVKNGAVFGNCFADSHGYESGTSTVITQLDQGDMVWVRHVKTESSQPLHPLYNSFTGFLIART; this comes from the exons ATGACACGAAAAGTTCAGAACAGTCTTTTCCTATTATTGCTGCTTGTCAACTTTGTGTTTTGCGAAAATAGCTCTGATGGAATTTGGACAAAGGAACAACTTCATTATCTAGAGAATCTCAAAAGAGAAATAG AATATCTTAAAGAGACATGTAAACAGCCACAAATTTCAACTTATG GTCAGAATACTGAGGAAATACCTTTGCCGATAGATGTTCCGACCATAAATGAAATGCAGCCTATAGCATTCTATGCCCAGCTCTCACAGACGTTGACTATCGGAGACTTACAGACAGTTGAGTACGATGTCGTAAGGGTAAACGTTGGTAACGGCTATGACAAAAGACATGGCCATTTTACAGCTCCCGTCCCAGGACTCTTCTATTTCTCGTTTACAGTCATGTCATTTCCTGATAAAAGTGTCCACATGGAAATTGTAAAAAATGGAGCGGTCTTCGGAAATTGCTTTGCTGACAGTCATGGGTATGAAAGTGGTACGTCAACAGTGATCACACAATTAGACCAGGGAGACATGGTGTGGGTACGACACGTCAAAACAGAAAGTTCACAACCATTGCATCCTCTGTACAATTCATTTACTGGTTTTCTTATTGCCAGGACATAG
- the LOC143085051 gene encoding solute carrier family 49 member 4 homolog, whose protein sequence is MEHESKPLLCDSDNTGAIYTETVTVIDDKCNQNVVINTDEALPRTKVYKRRWYVLVVFSLCAMSQGGSWNIYGPISATTEDAFDWKDSDIALLAAWGPISSILSTLPFIWLIEKKGIRVASLLATFLVLLGAVVRCITTDPSYVTWTSNIGQFLNGLGGPIAFGAPPVLSALWFPANERTTATALNSVLSSLGPGLAFILGPYFVPLRDNCHDNKTVHKRSSIFIGSIIHNCTNQTEIKAERKDIHSYMIYYLCFVGAAFVLMLVYYPTKPKLPPTLSASVGRLDFSAGIKVLLSNVKFWLIFVTFGVSQGVFGCWQGVLDVILKPHNISENEAGWLGFYSLIAGCLASLVFAKFSDVFTRHMRLLLLFLYICSSGCFVWFIFLVEGVIHSSTFMLYASIIMGTMFLTSTLPLFFEMACEAAYPVPEGTTNLVMTFGCNVGGVIFLVIQMIPNIGTKWATWCMMGCILSCIPVLAFLKERYNRLEVDEITIDR, encoded by the exons ATGGAGCATGAAAGTAAACCGCTTCTATGTGATAGTGATAATACGGGTGCTATATACACAGAAACAGTTACTGTTATTGACGACAAATGCAATCAAAATGTTGTAATAAACACAGACGAGGCGCTGCCGAGAACCAAAGTTTACAAACGACGTTGGTACGTTCTTGTAGTATTCTCTCTGTGCGCTATGTCTCAAGGTGGATCATGGAACATTTATGGACCAATTTCAGCTACAACAGAGGACGCATTCGATTGGAAAGACTCAGATATAGCATTGCTTGCGGCATGGGGACCTATTTCATCGATTCTATCAACCCTCCCATTTATTTGGCTGATAGAAAAGAAAG GTATCCGAGTTGCATCTTTGCTAGCTACATTCCTGGTACTTCTAGGTGCTGTTGTACGATGTATCACAACCGATCCGTCTTATGTCACATG GACAAGCAATATTGGGCAGTTTCTAAATGGTTTAGGTGGACCAATAGCTTTTGGTGCTCCGCCTGTTCTGTCAGCCTTATGGTTTCCTGCTAACGAAAGAACTACTGCCACAGCACTGAATTCTGTATTAAGTAGTTTAGGACCTGGTCTAGCATTCATACTGG GGCCTTATTTCGTCCCATTAAGAGATAATTGTCATGACAACAAGACTGTACACAAGAGAagcag TATTTTCATTGGAAGCATTATACACAATTGCACCAATC aaACAGAGATTAAAGCTGAACGTAAAGATATTCACAGTTATATGATTTACT ATCTGTGTTTTGTCGGTGCTGCTTTTGTATTGATGTTAGTATATTATCCGACAAAGCCGAAACTACCACCCACGTTATCAGCGTCAGTCGGACGTTTAGATTTCAGTGCTGGTATAAAAGTTCTATTAAG CAATGTGAAATTCTGGTTGATTTTTGTGACGTTCGGAGTTTCACAAGGTGTTTTTGGTTGTTGGCAAGGAGTGTTGGATGTTATCCTAAAGCCACACAATATTTCAGag AATGAAGCCGGATGGCTtggattttattcattaatcGCAGGATGTCTTGCATCACTTGTTTTTGCTAA attttctgATGTATTTACTCGCCATATGAGATTGCTGTTGTTATTTCTGTACATATGTTCATCCGGGTGTTTTGTATGGTTTATATTCCTCGTTGAAGGTGTTATTCACAGTTCTacat TTATGTTATATGCATCCATTATCATGGGCACAATGTTCCTGACATCAACCTTGCCACTGTTCTTTGAGATGGCATGTGAAGCAGCATATCCGGTTCCGGAGGGCACCACTAACCTGGTGATGACGTTTGGTTGCAATGTTGGTGGGGTTATATTCCTAGTCATACAAATGATACCAAATATTG gtACAAAATGGGCCACGTGGTGTATGATGGGATGTATATTATCATGTATACCAGTATTAGCTTTTCTAAAAGAACGTTACAATCGCTTAGAAGTGGACGAAATTACAATAGACCGTTGA
- the LOC143085050 gene encoding solute carrier family 49 member 4 homolog isoform X1, producing MTEQTVATIMESEKQSLLCDDGIDNTDTLYTETNTVIHTTCSHNVIINTDESVPMTKVYKRRWYVMVIFCLFAMSQGGSWSIYGPISATTEDAFGWRDSDIALLTAWGPIAYLITTFPFAWLIDTKGIRVASLTATFLTLMGAVARCITTDPAYVTWTSNIGQLLNGLAGPIAYGAPPVLSALWFPANERTTATALNTVLNSVGSALTFTLGPHLVPFRGSCHVNDTTDNISSNVYGSITNNCTNQTRMISERHDISRYMLYDLCFIVIAFLLMLVYYPKKPDLPPTVSASVARLDFRSGIKDLIRNVKFWLICLTFGVSQGVFSSWQGVLDVNLKPHNISQNEAGWLGFYSLIAGCFASLVFAKFSDVYARHMRLFLLFLYICASGCFVWFIFLVEGVIQSSTIMLYTSIIMGTMFLTSTMPLFFEMACEAAYPVPEGITNLVLTLSSNIGGLIFLVIQMIPNIGTNWASWCMLGGIVSCIPVLALLKERYNRLDVDDTEKDS from the exons ATGACTGAACAAACCGTGGCCACAATCATGGAAAGTGAGAAACAGTCACTTCTATGTGATGATGGTATCGACAATACGGATACTTTATACACCGAAACGAACACAGTTATTCATACAACATGCAGTCATAATGTTATCATTAATACAGACGAGTCGGTCCCGATGACCAAGGTTTATAAACGTCGTTGGTATGTTAtggtaatattttgtctttttgcCATGTCGCAGGGCGGATCATGGAGTATTTATGGTCCTATATCAGCTACAACAGAGGACGCATTTGGTTGGAGAGATTCAGATATAGCATTGCTTACGGCATGGGGACCAATAGCGTATCTAATAACAACCTTTCCATTCGCTTGGCTGATAGATACGAAAG GGATCCGTGTTGCATCCTTAACAGCTACATTTCTGACTCTCATGGGGGCAGTTGCGAGATGTATTACAACAGATCCAGCATACGTCACGTG GACAAGTAACATTGGGCAGTTACTGAATGGTTTAGCTGGACCAATAGCCTATGGTGCTCCACCTGTACTGTCAGCCTTATGGTTTCCAGCTAATGAAAGAACGACTGCAACTGCACTGAATACAGTTTTAAACAGTGTAGGGTCTGCTTTAACATTTACATTGG GACCACATTTAGTGCCATTTAGAGGTTCTTGTCATGTCAATGATACAACAGATAATATAAGCAG tAATGTTTATGGGAGTATCACAAATAACTGCACGAATC AAACAAGAATGATATCTGAACGCCACGACATCAGCAGATACATGCTCTACG atttgTGCTTTATAGTGATTGCATTTTTACTTATGCTAGTATACTACCCAAAGAAACCGGACCTCCCACCGACGGTATCGGCTTCAGTGGCACGGTTAGATTTTCGTTCTGGTATAAAAGATCTGATAAG AAATGTAAAGTTTTGGTTGATCTGCCTGACGTTTGGTGTTTCTCAAGGTGTATTCAGTAGCTGGCAAGGAGTTTTAGATGTTAATTTGAAGCCTCATAATATTTCCCAG AATGAAGCCGGGTGGCTTGGCTTTTACTCATTGATTGCTGGATGTTTTGCATCCCTTGTTTTCGCCAA ATTTTCAGATGTATATGCACGGCATATGAGATTATTTTTGTTATTCCTGTACATATGTGCTTCCGGATGTTTTGTATGGTTTATATTTCTCGTTGAAGGTGTTATTCAGAGTTCTACAA TTATGTTATACACATCAATTATAATGGGGACAATGTTCCTGACGTCAACAATGCCACTATTCTTTGAAATGGCGTGTGAAGCAGCTTATCCAGTTCCCGAGGGCATCACTAATCTTGTGTTGACACTTAGCAGCAATATTGGTGGACTTATATTCCTTGTCATACAAATGATACCAAATATAG GTACAAACTGGGCCTCTTGGTGTATGCTGGGTGGTATAGTATCATGTATACCCGTGTTGGCCTTGCTAAAAGAACGTTACAATCGCCTGGATGTCGACGACACTGAAAAAGATAGTTGA
- the LOC143085050 gene encoding solute carrier family 49 member 4 homolog isoform X2, with translation MTEQTVATIMESEKQSLLCDDGIDNTDTLYTETNTVIHTTCSHNVIINTDESVPMTKVYKRRWYVMVIFCLFAMSQGGSWSIYGPISATTEDAFGWRDSDIALLTAWGPIAYLITTFPFAWLIDTKGIRVASLTATFLTLMGAVARCITTDPAYVTWTSNIGQLLNGLAGPIAYGAPPVLSALWFPANERTTATALNTVLNSVGSALTFTLGPHLVPFRGSCHVNDTTDNISSNVYGSITNNCTNQTRMISERHDISRYMLYDLCFIVIAFLLMLVYYPKKPDLPPTVSASVARNVKFWLICLTFGVSQGVFSSWQGVLDVNLKPHNISQNEAGWLGFYSLIAGCFASLVFAKFSDVYARHMRLFLLFLYICASGCFVWFIFLVEGVIQSSTIMLYTSIIMGTMFLTSTMPLFFEMACEAAYPVPEGITNLVLTLSSNIGGLIFLVIQMIPNIGTNWASWCMLGGIVSCIPVLALLKERYNRLDVDDTEKDS, from the exons ATGACTGAACAAACCGTGGCCACAATCATGGAAAGTGAGAAACAGTCACTTCTATGTGATGATGGTATCGACAATACGGATACTTTATACACCGAAACGAACACAGTTATTCATACAACATGCAGTCATAATGTTATCATTAATACAGACGAGTCGGTCCCGATGACCAAGGTTTATAAACGTCGTTGGTATGTTAtggtaatattttgtctttttgcCATGTCGCAGGGCGGATCATGGAGTATTTATGGTCCTATATCAGCTACAACAGAGGACGCATTTGGTTGGAGAGATTCAGATATAGCATTGCTTACGGCATGGGGACCAATAGCGTATCTAATAACAACCTTTCCATTCGCTTGGCTGATAGATACGAAAG GGATCCGTGTTGCATCCTTAACAGCTACATTTCTGACTCTCATGGGGGCAGTTGCGAGATGTATTACAACAGATCCAGCATACGTCACGTG GACAAGTAACATTGGGCAGTTACTGAATGGTTTAGCTGGACCAATAGCCTATGGTGCTCCACCTGTACTGTCAGCCTTATGGTTTCCAGCTAATGAAAGAACGACTGCAACTGCACTGAATACAGTTTTAAACAGTGTAGGGTCTGCTTTAACATTTACATTGG GACCACATTTAGTGCCATTTAGAGGTTCTTGTCATGTCAATGATACAACAGATAATATAAGCAG tAATGTTTATGGGAGTATCACAAATAACTGCACGAATC AAACAAGAATGATATCTGAACGCCACGACATCAGCAGATACATGCTCTACG atttgTGCTTTATAGTGATTGCATTTTTACTTATGCTAGTATACTACCCAAAGAAACCGGACCTCCCACCGACGGTATCGGCTTCAGTGGCACG AAATGTAAAGTTTTGGTTGATCTGCCTGACGTTTGGTGTTTCTCAAGGTGTATTCAGTAGCTGGCAAGGAGTTTTAGATGTTAATTTGAAGCCTCATAATATTTCCCAG AATGAAGCCGGGTGGCTTGGCTTTTACTCATTGATTGCTGGATGTTTTGCATCCCTTGTTTTCGCCAA ATTTTCAGATGTATATGCACGGCATATGAGATTATTTTTGTTATTCCTGTACATATGTGCTTCCGGATGTTTTGTATGGTTTATATTTCTCGTTGAAGGTGTTATTCAGAGTTCTACAA TTATGTTATACACATCAATTATAATGGGGACAATGTTCCTGACGTCAACAATGCCACTATTCTTTGAAATGGCGTGTGAAGCAGCTTATCCAGTTCCCGAGGGCATCACTAATCTTGTGTTGACACTTAGCAGCAATATTGGTGGACTTATATTCCTTGTCATACAAATGATACCAAATATAG GTACAAACTGGGCCTCTTGGTGTATGCTGGGTGGTATAGTATCATGTATACCCGTGTTGGCCTTGCTAAAAGAACGTTACAATCGCCTGGATGTCGACGACACTGAAAAAGATAGTTGA